ATAAAAAGCGATTTAGAACAGTATGTCCAAAAGAGCCTGTGCCGCCAGTAATTAAAAGGACTTTATCAGTAAACATTATTTAACTCCAAACAGATGGCGCGATGCATGCATAGAAGAAATTAACTCAGGCCATTGGGGAGGGATATAACCTGTAGCGCTGTTAAAACGCTCTGCATTTAAGGAGCGATTAATTTCTAGTGCCGTATCTTCAATGATATTGATCTTTTTATTATAAACTTCCGCTATTAAAGAAAGTAAAGAATACTTATCAATAGCGTTTGACGCTACATGGTAAAGCCCTGAAAGATCTTCTTGTGGTAAAACATAATCCCGTATGATTCTTGCCAGCTCCATCGTTGGAAAGCCAGAAAAAATCGCTTTAGAAAAACCTTTTATATTCTCTTTTTGCGACAAAAACCAGTCAACAAGCGCATAGTTACTATTAAGCTCATGCCCAATAATCGAAGTACGAATGGTCAAAGCGCTCCCTTTACTTACCTCTCCTATGTATTTGGACTTGCCATATAAATCTTCTGCATCAGAAAGATCTGATTCTCGATAATTACCTTTTTTTCCTGAAAAAACACAATCCGTACTTATATGTATTAATCGTGCTTGTATTAAAGAAGCAATGTTTGCCAAACGATGAGGTAACATGGCATTAATAGGTAATACTACCAAGGGATCTTTAGCTACTGCTAATTGTTTAATGAGTCCAATACAATTAATAATTACATTAGGTCTAATTGTTTCACAGACTTTGAGTAAATTGTCAATGTCGAGTACTTCGACATCATTTACTATTCTGGCATGGTATTCCTCAGGAAAGTGGTTTAGAGCACTTTTTTTACGCAACGTACCCCAAACTTCCAAATTTTTTGCTTGATTTAGGCTGTGGAACACCGCACTTCCCAACATGCCAGTGATACCGAGTATTAATACCTTCATTCAATAGACTCCTGAAGAATTCGATTATTGAAGATTTCGACCAGCCGTTGGGCCTGTTTCGTCATTTCAAAATGTTTTAAAAAATAAGCGCGACCCGAATCGCCCATACGCTCTCTTTCTTGGGCGGGCATGTGGTAAATCCGCTCAATATTTTTTGCCAGTGCAATAGCATCTTCAGCAGGACTTACTAAACCTGATTGAGAAACCTCCACAATTCGAGCGCCTTCGCCATTTAAGGCAGCGAGAATGGGTTTGGCTGCAGCCAAATAAGCTTGGATTTTGCTAGGTATTGTGTAAGTAAAAATTTCTTCATTTTTAAGTGTTACTAATAATGCGGACGCACGTTTAAAAATAAGAGGCATAGCGGAGAGAGAAAAGCGTCCGGGAAGTAATATATTAGTCAAATTATTTTGTTCAATTTCCTCTTTTATCCAAGCAGTTCTGCTGCCACTACCAATTAGAATAATTTTACAATCTTCCAAATGCGTTAATTTTTTCCCAGCCTGGATAATGGTTTCTACAGATTGGGCATTTCCAAGATTTCCTGCGAAAACAAAACATTTATTTTGTTCCAGAATTGCGAGGAGTTTTTGGGGTAACTCCTTTTTTTCCTCTGCGACCGCTGGTTCTAAAAAAGGATTAGGGTAATAAAACACTTTGTTAACCGACGTATATTTAGAAATCGGCTTAATAAATGCATTGGATTGAACCAATAAAGTATCTGATTTACTGTAAATCCACTGTACTAGCTTCTCTAAAGGTTTTAATAATAATTTACTTTTTACAAATCCAGTCGCCGAAATACTTTCGGGCCATAAATCTTGCACCCATACTGCGAGATGGCTTTTAGTCCGCCATTTTAAGAAAATTGCCGGAATTACTGAAGTAATTGGAGAGGGTACGAAAACCAAAGTAACATCAAATTTTTTATTTTTTACCAACCGTGGAAAATAAAAGAGACCACTGAGAATAAAAGAAAAATAATTTAATATTAGATTTTTGACACCTTTTTTTCTCGGGATAATCGGAACACGGTGAATCATTACCCCTTCATACATCTCATTTTGAATACCGTAAGCTTTATATCCCGGAAAAATATCCCCATCGGGATAGTTTGGTTTTCCGGTTATCACCTCAATGAAATGACCTTGATCCTTTAAACATTTAACCAAGTCACTGATTATGAAAGTTTCGGGCCAATAATATTGAGAAATTACAAGGATATTCACTACTGCCTCTGGTTAACTATTTATTCGTAGAATAGCGTGATACAAATTTATTATTTTTTGTCCCACAGAATCCCAGGTATAATTTTTCAGAATTAATTGCTTTAAATTATTTCCCATTTCTTCACGGTTAGTATTTGAGAGCATATGTGCCAAACCTTGTTTGACGCCCTCTTTATTAGCCGGCACCACCAGCCCGCCTTGAATTTTTTCTAAAGAATTAAAACCACATTGATCAGTAATCACTGCCGGTTTGCCGAATACGCCTGACTCTAGAAGAACAATTGACATAGCCTCTTTCCGGGAAGGTATGACTAAAAAAGAACTATTTTCATACAGTGCGCTTTTCTCATTTCCCGAAACACTGCCATAAAAATGAATTTTATCCTCTAGTTCTAAATCGGATACTTTTTTCTTTAAAGAGCTCAGCATTCCCCCGTCAGGTCCTGCAAAAATCAAGTGATGCGAAGTTTCTTTAGCTAACTCAGAAAAAGCATCCAAA
The Legionella adelaidensis genome window above contains:
- a CDS encoding glycosyltransferase family 4 protein, whose amino-acid sequence is MNILVISQYYWPETFIISDLVKCLKDQGHFIEVITGKPNYPDGDIFPGYKAYGIQNEMYEGVMIHRVPIIPRKKGVKNLILNYFSFILSGLFYFPRLVKNKKFDVTLVFVPSPITSVIPAIFLKWRTKSHLAVWVQDLWPESISATGFVKSKLLLKPLEKLVQWIYSKSDTLLVQSNAFIKPISKYTSVNKVFYYPNPFLEPAVAEEKKELPQKLLAILEQNKCFVFAGNLGNAQSVETIIQAGKKLTHLEDCKIILIGSGSRTAWIKEEIEQNNLTNILLPGRFSLSAMPLIFKRASALLVTLKNEEIFTYTIPSKIQAYLAAAKPILAALNGEGARIVEVSQSGLVSPAEDAIALAKNIERIYHMPAQERERMGDSGRAYFLKHFEMTKQAQRLVEIFNNRILQESIE
- a CDS encoding dTDP-4-dehydrorhamnose reductase family protein produces the protein MKVLILGITGMLGSAVFHSLNQAKNLEVWGTLRKKSALNHFPEEYHARIVNDVEVLDIDNLLKVCETIRPNVIINCIGLIKQLAVAKDPLVVLPINAMLPHRLANIASLIQARLIHISTDCVFSGKKGNYRESDLSDAEDLYGKSKYIGEVSKGSALTIRTSIIGHELNSNYALVDWFLSQKENIKGFSKAIFSGFPTMELARIIRDYVLPQEDLSGLYHVASNAIDKYSLLSLIAEVYNKKINIIEDTALEINRSLNAERFNSATGYIPPQWPELISSMHASRHLFGVK